A stretch of the Corynebacterium maris DSM 45190 genome encodes the following:
- a CDS encoding exodeoxyribonuclease III has product MSITIASVNVNGIRAATKIRHEDNPGMHAWLRQTPAEVVLLQEVRATVDESIKALQPALDAGWHYVGAPAAAKGRAGVGILSRAPLDDVTVGFGSFLDSGRWLEGTYQGVRVASLYLPSGAVDSEKLDEKYVFLDEFSGVLDELADTHDKMVVGGDWNICHREQDLKNSKPNRKKSGHLPDERAWMDSVFGSFPDAEVQEKPGLGEFFGVVDYEPRPIRGAAQDPKWFDVARRLHPEDAAYTWWTYRGQAFNNNAGWRIDYQAATRSMLDAATRTWVDRAATVEERWSDHSPMLVEYDI; this is encoded by the coding sequence ATGAGTATCACCATTGCCAGCGTCAACGTCAACGGAATCCGCGCCGCCACCAAGATCCGCCACGAGGACAACCCGGGCATGCACGCCTGGCTGCGGCAGACCCCCGCCGAAGTGGTTCTGCTGCAGGAGGTCCGCGCCACGGTCGATGAGTCGATCAAGGCGCTGCAGCCCGCCCTCGACGCCGGCTGGCACTACGTCGGCGCCCCGGCGGCGGCGAAGGGGCGCGCGGGGGTGGGGATCCTCTCCCGCGCACCGCTGGACGACGTCACCGTCGGCTTCGGCTCCTTCCTGGACTCCGGCCGCTGGCTCGAGGGCACCTACCAAGGCGTCCGCGTGGCCTCCCTGTACCTGCCCTCCGGGGCGGTGGACTCCGAAAAGCTCGACGAAAAGTACGTCTTCCTGGATGAGTTCTCGGGCGTGCTCGACGAGCTGGCCGACACCCACGACAAGATGGTCGTCGGCGGCGACTGGAACATCTGCCACCGCGAACAGGACCTGAAGAACTCCAAGCCGAACCGTAAAAAGTCCGGCCACCTGCCCGACGAGCGTGCCTGGATGGACTCCGTCTTCGGCTCCTTCCCGGACGCCGAAGTCCAGGAGAAACCGGGGCTCGGCGAGTTCTTCGGCGTCGTCGACTACGAGCCCCGCCCGATCCGCGGCGCGGCCCAAGACCCGAAGTGGTTCGACGTCGCACGTCGCCTGCACCCGGAGGACGCCGCCTACACCTGGTGGACCTACCGCGGGCAGGCGTTCAACAACAACGCGGGCTGGCGCATCGATTACCAGGCGGCCACCAGGTCTATGCTCGATGCAGCGACCCGCACCTGGGTCGACCGTGCCGCCACCGTCGAAGAGCGCTGGTCAGATCACTCTCCGATGCTGGTCGAATACGACATCTAA
- a CDS encoding trimeric intracellular cation channel family protein: MDTQTLLLTLWIVGISAEAVTAAMSAGRQKFDWFGVSAMAALTSLGGGTIRDILIDNYPLIWVANPQYLLIVIGVALVTTQLSVLARYFNRVFLYGDAIGLAAFSVLGTQIALELGHGVVIAAMAAVVTGVAGGVMRDIMSDRVPLVFTQDLYASIAVLTAAVYIVLSWAGVPENWVIIIALLTGFITRAATMDSKRGLPVFDYDDSGPDPRIQLSSQFLRRSMKAARRRARRFRKDATRYSLLNRSEKKKDKGDDKGDDGGEDREQKWPPQDAD; the protein is encoded by the coding sequence GTGGACACTCAAACTCTGCTTCTGACGCTCTGGATCGTCGGTATCAGCGCTGAAGCCGTCACCGCCGCCATGTCGGCGGGTCGGCAGAAGTTCGACTGGTTCGGCGTCTCCGCCATGGCCGCGCTGACCTCGCTCGGCGGCGGCACCATCCGCGACATTCTGATCGACAACTACCCGCTGATCTGGGTGGCGAATCCGCAGTACCTGCTCATCGTCATCGGCGTGGCGTTGGTGACCACCCAGTTGTCGGTGCTGGCCCGTTACTTCAACCGGGTCTTCCTCTATGGCGACGCCATCGGCCTGGCCGCGTTTTCCGTGCTGGGCACCCAGATCGCCCTGGAGCTCGGCCATGGCGTGGTCATCGCGGCCATGGCGGCGGTGGTCACCGGCGTGGCCGGCGGCGTCATGCGCGACATCATGAGCGACCGCGTCCCGCTGGTGTTCACCCAGGATCTCTACGCCTCTATCGCGGTGCTCACGGCGGCGGTGTACATCGTCCTGTCGTGGGCGGGGGTACCCGAGAACTGGGTCATCATCATCGCCCTGCTGACGGGATTCATCACCCGGGCGGCCACGATGGATTCCAAGCGCGGCCTGCCGGTCTTCGACTACGACGACAGCGGGCCGGACCCGCGCATCCAGCTGTCGTCCCAGTTCCTCCGCAGGTCGATGAAGGCCGCCCGCCGTCGCGCCCGCCGTTTCCGGAAGGATGCGACGCGGTACTCGCTGCTGAACCGGAGCGAGAAGAAAAAGGACAAAGGCGACGACAAGGGCGACGACGGCGGGGAAGATCGGGAGCAGAAATGGCCCCCGCAAGATGCCGACTGA
- the trpS gene encoding tryptophan--tRNA ligase, whose protein sequence is MSEQKQRVLSGIQPTADSYHLGNYLGAIKQWIDLQNDYEAFYFIPDLHAITVDQDPKELRERTIAGVAQLIALGIDSEKSTLFVQSHVPQHAELTWVLNCLTGFGEAGRMTQFKDKSARHGQDRTSVGLFTYPVLMAADILLYRPQLVPVGEDQRQHLELTRTLAERFNSRYGETFVVPEGFIPQGAAKIQDLQNPTAKMSKSGENPKGLINLLDAPKTSAKRIKSAVTDNDGVIAYDRENKPGVSNLLAIQSALTNKNIDDLVAGYEGQGYGALKTDTADALEAFTTPLKARYDELMDDRAQLENILATGAERAAEIAEPVLQDVYEKVGFLLPRRAR, encoded by the coding sequence ATGAGCGAGCAGAAACAACGAGTACTCTCCGGCATCCAGCCGACGGCAGATTCCTACCACCTGGGCAACTATCTCGGCGCCATCAAGCAGTGGATCGACCTGCAGAACGACTACGAGGCGTTCTACTTCATCCCCGACCTGCATGCGATCACCGTGGACCAGGACCCGAAAGAGCTGCGTGAGCGCACCATCGCCGGTGTGGCGCAGCTGATCGCCCTGGGCATCGACTCCGAGAAGTCGACCCTGTTCGTCCAGTCGCACGTCCCACAGCACGCGGAGTTGACCTGGGTGTTGAATTGCCTGACCGGCTTCGGCGAGGCCGGGCGCATGACCCAGTTCAAAGACAAGTCCGCCCGGCACGGTCAAGACCGCACCAGCGTCGGCCTGTTCACCTACCCCGTCCTCATGGCCGCCGACATCCTGCTCTACCGCCCGCAACTGGTGCCCGTCGGCGAGGATCAGCGCCAGCACCTGGAGCTGACCCGCACCTTGGCCGAGCGCTTCAATTCCCGCTACGGCGAGACCTTCGTCGTCCCGGAAGGCTTCATCCCGCAGGGCGCCGCCAAGATCCAGGACCTGCAGAACCCGACCGCCAAGATGAGCAAGTCCGGCGAGAACCCCAAGGGCCTGATCAACCTGCTGGACGCGCCGAAGACCTCCGCCAAGCGCATCAAATCCGCCGTCACCGACAACGACGGCGTCATCGCCTACGACCGGGAGAACAAGCCCGGCGTGTCCAACCTGCTGGCCATCCAGTCCGCGCTGACGAACAAGAACATCGACGACCTCGTCGCCGGCTATGAGGGCCAGGGCTACGGCGCCTTAAAGACCGACACCGCCGACGCCCTAGAGGCCTTCACCACCCCGCTGAAGGCACGTTACGACGAGCTCATGGACGACCGCGCCCAGCTGGAGAACATCCTGGCCACGGGCGCGGAGCGGGCCGCTGAGATTGCCGAGCCCGTGCTTCAGGACGTCTACGAGAAGGTGGGCTTCCTGCTGCCCCGCCGCGCGCGCTGA
- a CDS encoding YhjD/YihY/BrkB family envelope integrity protein, which translates to MATKTQPDDKKTDDHGIERAREDDPGVVDKVRDKAPVVDHAMRMQNRFASEGGNQFSAGITYFSVLALFPLAMLVFATLATILANRPDLLTQVQDQISGGMPGEIGNLVNTIIDQAIAQRGAVFGVGALTALWSGLGWMTNLRAGVSAMWKMDPNEGGNFVVKKLRDLVALIGLLLALILAFGVTAIGSSGLTRDVLEWLGVDGFPGMGFVIFLAGLIIGVLANFLVMLWIVFMLPRTKVPRRSGIQAAVIGAVVFEAIKQLSTVIFSSALNNPAGAIFGPVIGLMIALYLIWRVVMYVVAWSATTEESLEVTPSKAPDPAIIRVRHEVREGPKGSSALGAGAALGALGAGLFAWLRRK; encoded by the coding sequence ATGGCTACAAAAACCCAGCCGGATGACAAAAAGACCGACGACCACGGCATCGAACGTGCGCGTGAGGACGACCCCGGCGTCGTCGACAAAGTCCGGGACAAGGCCCCGGTCGTCGACCACGCCATGCGCATGCAGAACCGCTTCGCCTCCGAGGGCGGCAACCAGTTCTCGGCGGGCATCACGTATTTCTCCGTGCTGGCGCTGTTTCCTCTCGCCATGCTGGTCTTCGCCACGCTGGCGACGATCCTGGCCAATCGGCCGGACCTGCTGACCCAGGTGCAGGACCAGATCTCCGGCGGGATGCCCGGCGAGATCGGCAATTTGGTCAACACCATCATCGACCAGGCCATCGCCCAGCGCGGCGCCGTCTTCGGCGTCGGCGCCCTCACCGCGCTGTGGTCGGGGCTGGGGTGGATGACCAACCTGCGCGCGGGCGTGTCCGCGATGTGGAAGATGGACCCCAATGAGGGCGGCAACTTTGTGGTCAAGAAGCTGCGCGACCTCGTCGCCCTCATCGGCCTGCTCCTCGCGTTGATCCTCGCCTTCGGCGTGACCGCCATCGGCAGCTCGGGCCTGACCCGCGACGTCCTGGAATGGCTGGGCGTCGACGGCTTCCCCGGCATGGGCTTCGTGATCTTCCTGGCCGGTTTGATCATCGGCGTGCTGGCCAACTTCCTGGTCATGCTGTGGATCGTGTTCATGTTGCCGCGCACGAAGGTGCCGCGCCGCTCGGGTATCCAGGCCGCGGTCATAGGCGCGGTCGTCTTCGAGGCGATCAAGCAGCTGTCCACCGTCATCTTTTCCTCGGCGCTGAACAACCCGGCCGGCGCGATCTTCGGGCCGGTCATCGGCCTGATGATCGCCCTGTACTTGATCTGGCGCGTGGTGATGTACGTCGTCGCCTGGTCCGCCACCACCGAAGAATCCCTCGAGGTCACCCCGTCGAAGGCCCCGGACCCGGCCATCATCCGCGTGCGCCACGAAGTCCGCGAAGGCCCCAAGGGCAGCTCGGCGCTGGGCGCCGGCGCGGCCTTGGGCGCTCTGGGCGCCGGGCTGTTCGCCTGGCTGCGCCGCAAATAA
- a CDS encoding D-alanyl-D-alanine carboxypeptidase family protein, producing the protein MHTLAALGATFLLAVAPLPTPELTPTARESAPVTDHCPHALAPAEPVSTSETLAPGQHAPAPLPIAVEGGCGVSAADGYAVPEELAASAWIVADVDSGEIIAQKDPHGRYRPASIIKVLLAMVAVQELPLDKVHVVSEETAAQEGSSVGLGAGGHYTVEELLHGVLLGSGNDAAHALAQELGGDEATLRKINDYAHSLGTVDTVAASYSGLDKAGMSTSAHDLGLMYRAAFSDPVFARIAGTDFIDFPGYGEVEGYELWNDNGLLLNDPDGVGGKTGFTDDANHTFVGAMDRDGRRLLAVVLDTTLDAGRPWEQAQRLLHAAYDLAPGGGVGQLVPVATPSATPTPDTGLAAPADPTSTERGQGVSAAAIALLAAAVLAAAGALLLLRRR; encoded by the coding sequence ATGCACACCCTCGCCGCCCTCGGCGCCACGTTCCTGCTGGCCGTCGCACCGCTTCCCACGCCGGAACTGACCCCCACCGCCCGAGAGAGCGCCCCGGTCACCGACCACTGCCCGCATGCCCTGGCGCCCGCGGAACCGGTCAGCACCTCCGAGACGCTCGCCCCGGGGCAGCACGCTCCTGCGCCCCTGCCCATCGCGGTGGAAGGCGGATGCGGCGTCAGCGCCGCCGACGGTTACGCCGTTCCCGAAGAGCTGGCCGCCAGCGCCTGGATCGTGGCCGACGTCGACAGCGGCGAGATCATCGCGCAGAAGGACCCGCACGGCCGGTACCGCCCGGCGTCGATCATCAAGGTGCTGCTGGCCATGGTCGCCGTCCAGGAACTGCCGCTGGACAAGGTCCACGTCGTCAGTGAAGAAACCGCGGCCCAGGAGGGATCCTCCGTCGGGCTCGGCGCCGGCGGCCACTACACCGTCGAAGAACTGCTGCACGGGGTACTGCTCGGCAGCGGCAACGACGCCGCCCACGCCCTGGCCCAAGAACTGGGCGGGGACGAGGCCACGCTGAGAAAAATCAACGACTACGCCCACTCCCTGGGCACCGTCGACACCGTCGCCGCCAGCTACTCCGGCCTGGACAAGGCGGGCATGTCCACCTCCGCCCACGACCTCGGGCTGATGTACCGCGCCGCCTTCTCCGACCCGGTCTTCGCGCGGATCGCGGGCACCGACTTCATCGACTTCCCCGGCTACGGCGAGGTCGAAGGATACGAACTCTGGAACGACAACGGGCTGCTGCTCAACGACCCGGACGGCGTCGGCGGTAAAACCGGCTTCACCGACGACGCGAACCATACCTTCGTCGGCGCCATGGACAGAGACGGCCGTCGGTTGCTGGCCGTGGTGCTGGACACCACCCTCGACGCCGGACGTCCGTGGGAACAGGCGCAACGGCTGCTGCACGCCGCCTACGACCTCGCGCCGGGCGGCGGCGTCGGGCAGCTCGTCCCCGTGGCAACGCCCTCCGCCACGCCCACCCCGGACACGGGACTGGCCGCGCCCGCGGACCCGACGTCCACGGAGCGCGGCCAGGGAGTGAGCGCCGCCGCGATCGCGTTACTTGCCGCGGCGGTTCTCGCGGCGGCCGGGGCGTTGTTGCTCCTGCGGCGGCGCTGA
- a CDS encoding adenosine deaminase family protein: protein MHDAPQISPEHKHVDRETVAQLPKALLHDHLDVSGAVTAADVTAAAARAAGELAADNVVYAELRVRPVAGEMGAAEVLDAVAAGFDEQIVVDARIIVTAHRDADPVAQWAQVCVDKLGGRVVGFDLAGPEEESLAPHAEALRLLRENYVPVTVHAGATEGMDRIKEAVDHGAVRLGHGARIFDDFEVSLEGIGTGAVSTWVRDRGLVLELCPTQEVRAGVVDDLADHPLTLLQQMGFTCTVNVGERSVTSLTDELMRLVETFDYGFDELFDVTVKAVNGAFCGKERREEILATRILPAYEELAGDFNEDVEFGL from the coding sequence ATGCATGACGCACCTCAGATCAGTCCCGAACACAAGCACGTCGACCGCGAGACCGTGGCCCAGCTGCCCAAGGCCCTGCTGCACGACCACCTCGACGTGAGCGGGGCGGTGACGGCCGCGGACGTCACCGCCGCCGCGGCCCGGGCGGCGGGTGAGCTCGCCGCCGACAACGTGGTCTACGCGGAGCTGCGGGTCCGCCCCGTCGCCGGCGAGATGGGCGCGGCGGAGGTGCTCGACGCGGTGGCCGCGGGCTTCGACGAGCAGATCGTCGTCGACGCCCGCATCATCGTCACCGCGCACCGTGACGCCGACCCGGTGGCGCAGTGGGCGCAGGTGTGCGTGGATAAACTCGGCGGCCGGGTCGTCGGTTTCGACCTCGCCGGACCGGAAGAAGAATCCCTCGCCCCGCACGCCGAGGCGCTGCGGCTGCTGCGTGAGAATTACGTGCCCGTCACCGTGCACGCGGGCGCGACGGAAGGCATGGACCGCATTAAGGAGGCCGTGGATCATGGCGCGGTGCGCCTGGGCCACGGCGCGCGGATCTTCGACGACTTCGAGGTCTCCCTCGAGGGCATCGGCACTGGCGCGGTCTCCACGTGGGTGCGCGACCGCGGCCTGGTCCTGGAACTGTGCCCCACCCAGGAGGTGCGGGCGGGCGTGGTCGACGACCTCGCCGATCACCCGCTGACCCTGCTGCAGCAGATGGGATTTACCTGCACCGTCAACGTGGGCGAGAGGTCGGTGACCAGCCTGACCGATGAGCTCATGCGGCTGGTCGAGACCTTCGACTACGGATTCGACGAACTTTTCGACGTCACCGTCAAGGCCGTCAACGGCGCCTTCTGCGGCAAGGAACGCCGCGAGGAAATCCTGGCGACGCGCATCCTGCCCGCCTACGAGGAACTGGCGGGCGACTTCAACGAGGACGTCGAATTCGGGTTGTAA
- a CDS encoding C40 family peptidase has protein sequence MNDLLSALRRIEALLPPPLPATPAHVFPDLAALPALGDYMGAPGAAADLATLAHRLDDDQTLTDELHHTAGALIDAARADLLHIALDLLRTALPLALQALLPHHRPAADAQLATVTHAGLAQAETRAGALTAELEPVAAQLDHIEEETTAEPAALNAPAPAADAAGQAAVDAALGQLGTPYVWGGTQPGGFDCSGLVQWAYRQAGVELPRTAEEMTVGAQVTADQLQPGDLAVWDGHVAMYIGDGQMIEAGDPVQTNPVRTSNMSMGFQGFWRPTAHG, from the coding sequence ATGAACGACCTGCTCAGCGCCCTGCGCCGCATTGAGGCACTGCTCCCGCCGCCTCTGCCCGCCACCCCGGCGCACGTCTTCCCCGACCTGGCGGCGCTGCCGGCGCTAGGCGACTACATGGGCGCGCCCGGCGCCGCCGCGGACCTGGCTACACTGGCCCACCGGCTCGACGACGACCAGACGCTCACCGACGAGCTCCACCACACCGCCGGCGCCCTCATAGACGCCGCCCGCGCCGACCTCCTGCACATCGCCCTGGACCTGCTGCGTACCGCCCTACCGCTGGCCCTGCAGGCGCTGCTGCCCCACCACCGCCCCGCCGCCGACGCTCAACTGGCCACCGTCACCCACGCCGGCCTCGCCCAGGCGGAGACCCGCGCCGGGGCCTTGACCGCGGAGCTCGAACCCGTGGCGGCGCAGCTCGACCACATCGAGGAAGAGACGACGGCGGAACCGGCGGCGCTGAATGCCCCCGCCCCGGCCGCGGACGCCGCCGGCCAGGCCGCCGTGGACGCGGCGTTGGGCCAGCTCGGCACCCCGTATGTCTGGGGCGGCACCCAACCCGGCGGCTTCGACTGCTCCGGGCTCGTGCAATGGGCCTACCGCCAAGCCGGGGTCGAGCTGCCACGCACCGCCGAAGAAATGACCGTCGGCGCCCAAGTCACCGCCGACCAGCTGCAACCCGGGGACCTGGCCGTGTGGGACGGGCACGTGGCCATGTACATCGGCGACGGGCAGATGATCGAAGCCGGCGACCCCGTACAGACCAACCCGGTGCGCACCTCCAACATGTCCATGGGCTTCCAGGGCTTCTGGCGCCCGACCGCGCACGGTTAG
- the upp gene encoding uracil phosphoribosyltransferase: MQIHVVEHPLAASRMTLLRDARSDNAAFRSALSDLGAMLAYEASRDLPVEHFDVDTPVARTVGARLQRPPIIVPVIRAGLGMVDPALSMIPDAQVGFIGLARDEETHEPVPYLEALPEDLTHQPVFVVDPMLATGGSLLHAIRLLAARGATDVTAICVVSAQPGVDALADSGLPVRLVTAAIDPELNEDAYIVPGLGDAGDRLYGPRNIDL; this comes from the coding sequence ATGCAGATCCATGTCGTAGAACACCCGTTGGCCGCCTCGCGAATGACCCTGCTGCGTGACGCGCGCAGCGACAACGCAGCCTTCCGCTCCGCCCTGTCCGATCTGGGCGCGATGCTGGCCTATGAGGCGTCCCGGGACCTCCCCGTCGAGCATTTCGACGTCGACACCCCGGTGGCGCGCACCGTCGGCGCCCGTCTGCAGCGTCCCCCGATCATTGTCCCGGTCATCCGCGCCGGGCTGGGCATGGTGGATCCGGCGTTGTCCATGATCCCGGATGCGCAGGTCGGTTTCATTGGGCTGGCGCGTGACGAAGAGACCCACGAGCCGGTGCCGTACCTGGAGGCGCTGCCGGAGGATCTGACCCACCAGCCGGTGTTCGTCGTGGACCCGATGCTGGCCACCGGTGGTTCGCTGCTGCACGCCATCCGGTTGTTGGCCGCCCGCGGAGCGACCGACGTCACCGCGATCTGCGTGGTGTCCGCGCAGCCGGGCGTCGACGCCCTGGCGGATTCTGGGTTGCCGGTGCGGCTGGTGACCGCGGCGATCGACCCCGAACTCAACGAGGACGCTTACATCGTCCCGGGGCTCGGGGACGCGGGCGACCGCCTCTACGGGCCGCGCAACATCGATCTATAA
- a CDS encoding helix-turn-helix domain-containing protein yields MSANAHEPVGHWPSYGHKLGENLRALRIMRGLSQGRLAVLAGLSRNVVSNLERNENSAHRCSDPVLSTVYKLARALRVPPVVLLPAAHRPVNGICAGEAVGEGVDLLWPARPEDTRPFTADYRISGRRGQTPDYER; encoded by the coding sequence GTGAGCGCGAACGCACACGAACCTGTGGGGCACTGGCCCAGTTACGGGCATAAGTTGGGGGAAAACCTGCGGGCGCTGCGCATCATGCGGGGTCTCAGCCAGGGGCGGCTGGCGGTCCTGGCGGGGCTGTCCCGCAACGTGGTGTCCAACCTGGAGCGCAACGAAAACAGCGCGCACAGGTGCTCGGACCCGGTGCTGTCGACCGTCTACAAGCTGGCGCGGGCGCTGCGGGTGCCGCCGGTCGTGCTGCTGCCGGCGGCGCACCGCCCCGTCAACGGCATCTGCGCGGGGGAGGCGGTGGGGGAAGGCGTCGACCTCTTATGGCCGGCCCGCCCGGAAGACACCCGCCCCTTCACCGCCGACTACCGCATCTCCGGGCGCCGCGGGCAGACGCCCGACTACGAGCGCTAG
- a CDS encoding amidohydrolase, whose translation MSVAAHVDAWLKAHRDEVIGWRRHIHAHPELSNAEHKTTAFLAMILREHGLEPTLFPGTGLMVDIGPDGGRIAFRADIDALPLTEVTGLEFSSTVPGVAHACGHDVHTTVVLALGCALSEIQDQLTHGVRLIFQPAEEVMDGGAVDVISWGALADVAAIFAVHVEPKLRVGRVGVRTGAITSATDVLEIQVTGPGGHTSRPHLSSDVIYGLGSLITQLPGLLSRRVDPRTGTVLVFGQVNSGYAPNAIPETGSVTGTARTADITTWRSMQPLLEELVSQVLAPTGCSHTILYRRGVPPVLNDDVATALLAQAARSFDPQSVVDAPQSSGGEDFSWYLEKVPGSMARLGCWSGEGDRQDLHQGDLLVDERAIGVGARMFAGVVDEYGAAPDAEGL comes from the coding sequence ATGTCGGTTGCCGCCCATGTCGACGCGTGGCTGAAAGCCCACCGCGACGAAGTGATCGGGTGGCGGCGTCACATCCACGCCCACCCCGAGCTGTCCAACGCCGAACACAAGACCACGGCCTTCCTCGCCATGATCCTGCGTGAGCACGGACTGGAGCCGACGCTGTTTCCCGGCACCGGCCTGATGGTCGACATCGGCCCCGACGGCGGCCGCATTGCCTTCCGCGCCGACATCGACGCCCTCCCGCTCACCGAAGTCACCGGCCTGGAATTCAGCTCCACCGTCCCCGGCGTCGCCCACGCCTGCGGCCACGACGTCCACACCACCGTCGTCCTGGCCCTGGGGTGCGCGCTCAGCGAAATCCAGGACCAGCTGACCCACGGCGTGCGCCTGATCTTCCAGCCCGCCGAGGAAGTCATGGACGGCGGCGCCGTCGACGTCATCTCCTGGGGCGCGCTCGCCGACGTCGCCGCCATCTTCGCCGTCCACGTCGAACCCAAACTGCGGGTCGGGCGCGTCGGCGTGCGCACCGGGGCCATCACCTCGGCCACCGACGTCCTGGAAATCCAGGTCACTGGCCCCGGCGGCCACACCTCCCGCCCACATTTGAGCAGCGACGTCATCTACGGCCTCGGGTCACTGATCACCCAGTTGCCCGGCCTGCTGTCGCGTCGGGTCGATCCGCGCACCGGCACGGTGCTGGTGTTCGGCCAGGTCAACTCAGGTTACGCTCCGAACGCGATCCCGGAGACCGGTTCCGTGACCGGCACCGCGCGCACCGCGGACATCACCACCTGGCGGAGCATGCAGCCGCTGCTGGAGGAACTGGTGTCCCAGGTGCTCGCGCCGACCGGCTGCAGCCACACCATCTTGTACCGACGGGGAGTCCCGCCGGTGCTCAACGACGACGTCGCCACGGCGCTGCTTGCCCAGGCCGCGCGCTCCTTTGACCCGCAGTCGGTCGTCGACGCCCCGCAGTCCTCCGGCGGGGAGGACTTCTCCTGGTACCTGGAGAAAGTGCCCGGTTCCATGGCGCGGCTGGGGTGCTGGTCGGGGGAGGGCGACCGCCAGGACCTGCACCAAGGTGACCTGCTCGTCGACGAGCGGGCCATCGGGGTGGGCGCACGCATGTTCGCCGGCGTGGTCGACGAATACGGGGCCGCGCCGGACGCTGAGGGACTTTAG
- a CDS encoding NAD(P)H-quinone dehydrogenase — translation MTARIVIIGGGPAGYEAALSGFKFGAEITLIEDNGPGGSSVLLDCVPSKSFIAGANIKTDLRRADDMGLNEGIGKTHLSLTALNERVLDLASRQSTDIRDQLRQAGVRLIQGRGYFAEEQAQTTVHKVQVDKVDGATETIECDMVLICTGATPRVLPKAVPDGDRILDWRQIYGLKELPDHLVVVGSGVTGAEFVSAFAELGVQVTMVASRDRILPHDDSDAADTLETVLAERGVDLVKHARVEEVINTGTGVIIRTQDGREIEGSHALMSIGSIPNTEDLGLDCVSVETEPSGHINVDRVSRTNVPGIYAAGDCSALMPLASVAAMQGRIAMYHYLGEGVSPLRLKTVATAVFTRPEIAAVGITEKQIRDGEASARMITLPLSSNPRAKMRSLKHGFVKLFCRQHSGIIIGGVVVAPTASELILPIAVAVTNNLTVDNLADSFAVYPSLSGSITEAARRLVAHDDLE, via the coding sequence TTGACAGCAAGAATCGTCATCATCGGCGGCGGCCCCGCCGGCTACGAAGCCGCCCTGTCGGGATTCAAGTTTGGCGCCGAAATCACCCTCATCGAGGACAACGGTCCCGGCGGTTCCTCCGTCCTGCTTGACTGTGTTCCCTCGAAGTCCTTCATCGCCGGCGCGAACATCAAGACTGACCTGCGCCGCGCCGATGACATGGGCCTCAACGAGGGCATCGGCAAGACCCACCTGTCGCTGACCGCGCTCAACGAGCGTGTCCTGGATCTGGCCTCCCGCCAGTCCACCGATATCCGCGACCAGCTGCGGCAAGCCGGCGTCCGGCTCATCCAGGGGCGCGGTTACTTCGCGGAGGAGCAGGCACAGACCACCGTGCACAAGGTGCAGGTGGACAAGGTCGACGGCGCCACCGAGACCATCGAATGCGACATGGTGCTCATCTGCACCGGCGCCACCCCGCGGGTGCTGCCGAAGGCGGTGCCGGACGGGGACCGCATCCTCGACTGGCGCCAGATCTACGGCCTCAAGGAGCTTCCCGACCACCTCGTCGTCGTCGGTTCCGGCGTGACCGGCGCCGAGTTCGTCTCCGCCTTCGCAGAACTCGGTGTGCAGGTGACCATGGTCGCCTCCCGCGACCGTATCCTTCCGCACGACGACTCCGACGCCGCCGACACCCTGGAGACCGTGCTTGCCGAGCGCGGGGTGGACCTGGTCAAGCACGCGCGTGTCGAGGAGGTCATCAACACCGGCACCGGGGTCATCATCCGGACCCAGGACGGCCGAGAGATCGAGGGCTCGCATGCGCTGATGTCCATCGGGTCCATCCCGAACACCGAGGACCTGGGCCTGGACTGCGTCAGCGTGGAGACCGAGCCTTCCGGCCACATCAACGTGGACCGTGTCTCACGCACCAACGTTCCGGGCATCTACGCCGCCGGCGACTGCTCCGCGCTCATGCCGCTGGCGTCGGTCGCCGCGATGCAGGGCCGCATCGCGATGTACCACTACCTCGGCGAGGGCGTCTCCCCGCTGCGGCTGAAGACCGTCGCGACGGCCGTGTTCACCCGTCCAGAGATCGCCGCGGTGGGAATCACCGAGAAGCAGATTCGCGACGGAGAGGCCTCCGCCCGCATGATCACCCTGCCGCTGTCATCGAACCCGCGCGCCAAGATGCGTTCGCTGAAGCACGGCTTCGTCAAGCTCTTCTGCCGCCAGCACTCCGGCATCATCATCGGCGGCGTCGTGGTCGCGCCGACGGCGTCCGAGCTGATCCTCCCGATCGCCGTGGCCGTGACCAACAACCTCACCGTCGACAACCTGGCGGACTCCTTCGCGGTCTATCCGTCGCTGTCCGGTTCGATCACCGAGGCCGCGCGTCGCCTGGTCGCGCACGATGACCTGGAATAG